A window of Glycine soja cultivar W05 chromosome 2, ASM419377v2, whole genome shotgun sequence genomic DNA:
gttagtctttataatttaaaaaataggtgaatttagttcttcttattattttttaaagtacaagcacaaaattataatttataaaaatacaagtattttacatttttttttatcatgacattatctctattataaaaatttataatattttttctacgaAAATATCACTCCCTCggtcatttttttataacactATCTCAACTAATTAACacccttttaaaaaaagtagttaatttaattagtgaaattaaaattattaattatttataatattctttcaaaattacttttatttttttaaaatcaatcatctttctctttccacttttttttttcaagtaattgctacttatttttttctgatCTTAAATAAGAGATAGAAATAATTTATCTCCTTAATTTCTAACCATTATTATTTTgactaaaaaatgttaattaattaagaatagtttaggaaaaaataatttatacaataaacaattagagaaaaatattatatttttttaaaatggtcttataaacaaggttaaattacttatttggttcctatagtttcatgattcttacctttttagtccctatagtttacattttaattctctgttAGTCCTTGCATtctaaaagtgtttttttagtcttatggtttgtattttaattctcttttagtccctatagtttaaaagtgatatttttagtccgtataatttatattttaattatcttttagtccttacttcaaaaaataatataaaaataattagctacaaattagttataaattatcaattatttttttactgcaaaaattatcttacaataaattagttacgaattacttgttaatatttttgtatttaattgtaattgataatattactcatattttgatggtaaggactaaaatagaattaaaatatacaatGTAGAGACTAAAAAGACTACTTTCAAATTGCAgggactaaaaaagaattagaataaaaattataaggattaaaaaaatcactttcaaaattatatggatgagaattaaaatgtaaactataaggattaaaaataacaCTTTCAAACTACATAGACCAAAAAGGTAAGAATTGTGAAACTATAAagattaaatgaataatttaacttataaacaaaaataaagagtaTAAATGATTTCTTTGCccactaaaataaaatcctgAATTGCCAATGGTAACGGGGAACGATGAAGAAGGAGAATTGGAAGGAGTGTGTTCAGTACTTtagtttctttctttaattatattctAGTGCAATATTCTTAGGGTTGTTCCTCACTTATTTTAGCCATTAATTATAGGATCTGTGTATTTTAACTGACCACGTTTCCTTCCCGTCGTGAGAGACATAAGGAGGTCCCAACAATAAACAAATCCTTTATTTGAATGTATTTAGTAAGAAACTTTAATAACTTTCAAGCTGATCAGAAGTTAAGCTAATTTGACCAGAAGTTGACACAAGATTATTCAGAGAGTCACATGCACTAAACTAtgtttattaaacaaaaaatgaccATACAGATAAATGTAACCCTTGCAAAAAAAGTAGCGACACTAACCATAGTCCATGTACTGGCATGTAGACCACATAACGAAATGGATCAACGTATTTGATTtcacttttcatttttcacCCGTATTTGCTTCCTTGCGTTTGCATTTCCCCAAGGCCCAGAAATTTTGGATGTGAGAAGAACACAGACGATGACTAATACGATGGTAGGGTTGAGACCCTCACTCTCACTTTCAATTCCTCTTTCTTATTCCTTTCCATCCTCTTCTCCCCTTTCTCTCAAACCCCACCCTCTCCTTCTCTCCCCAAAACCACACCCACTTCTCACATTcgcaaacaacaacaacaacaacaatgaattAAGGGAACAGCGAAAcacccaacaacaacaacaacaacaacaacaacaacaacagcaacaaccacCCAATGGTTCAAACGAGCAAGAAGAAAAGGTCAACGATTGGAGCAATCAAAGACGACCCATTTTGGGGTTCAATTGGAGAACCCTTTTGGACCCTGACCCCGACAACGTCCTTGCACTTGGATTAACCGGTATTCTCACTTGGGCAAGTGTGCAAGTCCTCTGGCAGCTCTTGTTCATCTCCTTGGCAATTTTTGTTGCTGCCATCAAGTACTCTTTCATCGCCGCTcttcttgttttcattctcattgCCCTTCTTTAAAGAGGTTTAATTTCTATCACGGTCTACTAGTCACAAATCATGGTAGATATATGGTAAGATAGTTATCGTTAAAAagtggacaattttttttatcatatatgactatttgtgattgaatgacaaTATGACAATGTAAAATTGGTTTATACTGTCTGTACATAGAGTTGTTTACTTTTCTTTGAATTGCTTCTTAGTTCCTCTTCATCGTCGGGTCTACCATCATTGGATAATgaaatttttggttttttagtttttgcatATATGcgtatatatatttgtaattgCGGGTTGGGATGTTTTTAGATTTTGTTTACCGGTTATGGTGTTTGATAGGATGgtgttcatgtgtaatgtgatggAGAATATGTTTACCGGTTGTGGTATTTGATAGGATAATAATCAGGAAAATTCTGATTATATCTTAATAGACTGAATTGAACCTTTATTCTCAGGATCACCTACCATATTGGCAGTAATTTGTTTCTATGTCTTGTTGTAATCATTATTCATTAGCATTCCCttttttttgcatatatttGTAATTGTGGGTTGggagtgtttttttattttgtttacaaGTGATGGTGTTTGATATGGTGGTGTTTGTGTGTAATGTGATGGAGAATTTGTTTACCACTTATGGTGTTTGATAGGATgatattcatgtgtaatgtggtGGAGAATTGATTAGTTCGGAGTATCATAGCTGCTGTTGTTCTTGTGGGTGTTTTCACTATTAATTTACCCTTCTTTATATTGCTTCTAGTTCTTCTTGACCATCATCTTCACCATTCACCACCAATGGACActgcaattttgattttttttgtgtgtgtgtgcatatTTGCATATATTTGTAATTGCGGGTTGGggttgttgtttgttttgtttaccGGTTATGGTGTTTGATATGACGATGTTagtgtgtaatgtgattgagaaTTGATTAGTTGGGTGTAGCATAACTGCTATTGTTGTGggtattttctttattaatttgtcATTCCCCTTTCTTTGAATTGGTTCTAGttcctcttcatcttcatcttcacctCCACCACCATTGGACATccttctctctcctttttttttgtttaccagTTATGGTGTTAGTTATGATGATGTTTGTGTGTAGTGTGATGAAGAATTGACTAGTTGGGTTTAACATAGCTGCTGTTGTTCTTTTGGGTGCTCTCATTATTAACTTGTAGTTACCCTTCTCTGAATTGCTTCTAGCCTTGTTTATAGAATGCTTTCTTTATGTTGTGTTTATGTTTGTGGGTTGGAATTGTTATTTATTGTTTctgttttaattagttaatagttATGCAGCATTTTAGAATGATGTTTGTTAGAAAGCTGCCTTAATTGTGGTTACCCCTAGCCCACCTTAGTCGTGGGCAAAGAAGGGTGCGTTGAAGTCCCACATCAACTAGAGATAGTGTCATGATAGAGTACATAAGTGGGGAGCAATCCACACCTTAGAAGCCGGTTTTGTAGGTTGAGTTAGACCCAAATCTCAATTTCTAAGAATGTTGATACTTTATATGTAATGGAGAGTTGATTAATTTTGCATAGCTGTTGCtgttctttttgttttccattTCATCACCCTTCtctaatttattcttttcttcatcATTCCATTGGTCAAtgcattttgtttttctcttatgCTTTCTCTAGaacttttatttgattttgtttgtcAATTATGTCATTCAATAGAATGAAGTTCATATGTAATTCTGCTATTCTGTGGTTCAGTTGCATTTTGTTCCTTTTCTTTGTGTGCTTTTCTCTGTATAATGAAAAGTTATTTGAGAAGTTTGTATGAATAGATTTTTAAGTATTCGATGGTTTTTGTTAAAACATTCTTCTAATGAAAATAAGAACCTTCCAGAATCCAAATGGATAATGTAATGGGTTTTAACTATTGAAATtgctcttccattttttttcttcttctggatAATTTCGTGTTGAGAAAGTAAAGCAATTCCATGAAGAAATGAAATGGAGCAGATTATTTTGTTGGAGGGTTATACATGCTATAGTTTGCTTACATTTTTGTAGTTTGTCGGAAAGAACGAACTTTAAATCAATggaactttaaaataaaatgtcttTATCTGTTTAATCATTGCCATTTCTATTTTTCTGCAAACctgtattttataaaatgtaaaCAAATTAGATGAACCTACTTGATTGATAACTGGCTTCTTGGCTAGGATTTAGGTAGTGCATTAGGCAATTAAACAGTTCCAAAGATGAATCATTGATAACTCATAAGATACAagaaattttttgtaaaaataaaaggaaaattaacaaaaatgttgtttttctttGTGCCTTGCTAAGATTAAATCTGGTAAAATCAATGTATCAACTGCTCGGATAATGGTTTCAATTTAAGTTTCTTGGCATTCCACTGTAATATTTTTTGCTGCCCTCAGGTACTCTTTCGTTGCTGCTCCATTGCTGCTCTTCTTATTTTCGTTCAGATTACACTTTGCTAATGCAactttcttatattttctttgaaattgcTATCTTGTTTTATTCCCCAATTATGTTGTTTCAAATGATAAAGTTTGTATGCAATGAGGAATTGTTTGTGCAAAGGTTCCTTTATTcttgtgatttttttctttatctttttcttttctacatATAATGATAAAACTgggatttagttttttttaattgctttGAAAGGTTGGATGGTTATTGTTCTTGTCCAAATTAGCCGAGGTTATGCAAGACAGTTCCGGGGGCTAAACACCTATTTATAGGTTGAGGGATGATTAGGATTGGTACCTGTTTAGTCTTATATAGGAATTATCACCTAATCTATATTGATGTTTGATTGAAACGATCTTAGAAGGCAATGGCTACCCTTGTTGACCTTCAGTATCCTTATAGTAAATTTTTCTTGCAATCCTTTGAATGAAGACCTTCCAGAATCCAGTTTGATTCTTGATCTCATATTTCAATTCCATTTATTTGTGGACCATTGCATTTTTGGGAAAGCAAAATAATTTCTTATGAAATTAGAATCAAGGAACAAAGCTAGATAACATTTTGTGACTAGTTACAGTGTCATATGATTAAACCACTggaatttgtatatattgaGTTTGGATgtagaatttaaaaattagttgtATGTTAGCATTCAACATCTTTTATGTTGGAAAaaaaccactttttttttttaaattgacataaattaaaggataatcatgtaattttctttatttttgtttttttaaagtaaataatttaatattcccttttcttctctttcccaTCTAGTCTCTTTCTTCTCCTTGTCATATGTAAGGTCATCTCTCTTTCCCGACAATGTTGCATGTAAAGGAAGGAGACAAAAGTTTGACATAAATTTACATAggcttaaatacttttttagtcCATGTAATTtagtgtatttttgtttttcgttCTTAAAGCGTTTTAAATAACACTTTGAATAGTGAAAAAGCTCTATCTAAAGCATTTTAAGgacgaaaaacaaaaaaaaaattgcaaggactaaaagtatttttttgaagggcgaaaaataaaaaatggttaattgtaaggactaaaaatgtattaaaatgatttatataacatcaaatacaaataaaattaaaaacttagaCTTCCTCCCCCAACTTCAATGAAATCCGACAATGGCTCTTCTTCCACGTTTGCCACCTAGAGGTCTCATCCACGGAGGTTTTGAAGATTTGCAACAAGCAACAATCACAAAGTCGTAGGGAACCCCGACGTTTTAAATAAGCGCCTCTTGTGAGGGTGGGAAGAATTTATCCAAGAAGGCTTGTTGACATGAAGCCTAGGTAAGTCACCTGGTGTAGTACTCCGCCATTTCTTTGCTTTATCTTGGAGAGTGAGAGAAAATAAGTGAATCTTCATTGCCTTGGTGACCTCTACTACGAAATTTGGGTTCCATAAATTTTCCAAGAACTCTTCAAGATGGTCATTTGGGTCCTTCGAGGGTGAACTACCAAATTGATTTTGCTTCAGTACAGTGACCAAAGTTGTTGGTATAGTAGTTCCTATAATGACCTGTCGCTGTTACATGAAACTAGGAACTAGCTCAACTGGAGGGCTttatattaattcatttaaaacttTTCTACTAATTTAGTTATGAAAATACTTGTGAACTTTTCAGATTTCAAAGGCCAAAAGCTAAAACTCAAGATATCAAGATAAAACATCACGTGACATAActatataatcaaataactaTGTGTCTTATGACACTCCATCATGACATAAACTTCTATAACATCGGTGCATTTCATAACTCCTAAGAACATGCATATAAACATATACAACTCCATAAAGGTAAGCTTTCTAGACTCTGAGCCAATCAACACTATATCAGTTGCTAATAAAGGAACCATAGACAAAAACACATGTTCACATCTCGGTATACATATCCATGAAGTCTCCAAAGACACGAGGTCACCTCCTAGCCATCTATTTCCCATATACATCAGATACATGATCATCATAGGCACAAATCACACATACAACAATGGAAGAGTAAACTTACAAAAAACTCACATACTAAAATGAGATAAAACTTAACAATTAAAGCATGATCtactgtagaagcaaatgactttgatgttttgatgatgatcatgatgatttgatgcaaatgattcaagaatacaagccacaacatcaagatgatcactagtattttaggaagggaattcctaattgatttagcaaaggtttggccaagtaatttgagttaaaaagtgtttttcaagagatttactctttggtaatcgattaccagaggatgtaatcgattaccagtggccaaaaatggtttacaacagctactaaatatttgaattcaaattttagattgtgtaatcgattacaccatattggtaatcgattaccagcagttaataaacgttttaattcaaatattaaaacctgtaatcgattacacaattattgtaatcgattaccagaggagattttcagaaaataactttcaagagtcacatctattcaaatggtttatgaatgaccatcaaagttctatttatatgtgacttggaaacacgaatcaagagagagtttttgattgcccaaaaagttttatcctctcaaaagattaagagagtttttctaaattgaaatgtCGTATCCTTTcaaagaattccttggtcaaacacttgcatattcaaataaggaattgtgattgatcttcattgtacaatctgtctctttcaagagagatttcttcttcttttctttttacttctgaaaaggggttaagagaccgagggtctcttgttgtaaaggattcctgaacacaagggaagggttgtccctgtgtgattcagactttgtaaaaggattttacaaagagtggaaaatctcaagtgggttgcttgaggactggacgtaggcacaggaagtgaccgaaccagtataaatgaagtttgcatttctctcttcccttaaacttcttttatttattgctatttatcttttgcctttaaagaagtttattatgaattgtcttttgagtaattcatgttaagggtgcattgttaatctaaaaagagagagcggaattttaaattggggaatagttcttgttatcttaattcaaccccccttcttaagataattgaggccatttgtctaacatcTACCATCATcgaatatataacataatatgtAGAAATCGTACATAAAACATAAATCTTAGAATCCACATAACAAGAATATCATAATCATCAGTTCATCAATCATCATACACCATCATCCtcatcaatcaatcaaccatCACCACCATGATTTATCCATCAAATATCATCATCACTAGTTCATCAATCATCGACACCAAAGTCAGACTTGATTCAATGGAGATTTTACCTTTTGAGCGATTAGCCCAAGTGTATTCCTTAACATAGTAACACTTTAAGCATTTGGGGATACTCAAATTAATCCTATGAAGGAAGTGTGGTTCTATAAAAAATGGATGAGCATGGATAGTGACTTATGTTGGTAAGGCTTGCAAAGACCTTAACCTATTTAGGGATTCATCCACCATCTATTCTATAGGTAGGGGTGGGTAAGCGGGCCGGCCCACCCCGTGTAAGGCTCGCCCGCATAAGCCCGCATTGGCAGCGAATCAGACCAGTCCGCCTCGCTTCTTACACGGACCAAATAAATTAGTGCACCCCCATCCCGCGGACCCTGTGGGTCAAACGGGCCGGTCTGCGGgtctagttttaaaataatttcaattttaataaaaatacaatacaatcaaattaagtttaatacagatgtaaataaaatctcaataattagtcaattacatcaataaaataaataatgtctttacaaaagaaaatccaagcaataaatctaaaatatgaaatttaaacatctccaacaacaaatgatttcatatttgaagtaGCTTGAGCCTTCTCCATCTCCACATTTATGAGTACAACAACAATGAATCAGTCCcaacaaaaataggataaaaacaaattctagagagagaagagatgtACTTTGCGTGGTGGTGCGGTGGTGGGCCGAGGCTGTGCCGCTGTGGTGTGTCGCGTGATTGCGCGAATGTAAGTCGCGTTTTGTTTTCCTTGTAAGGGGAAGAGTCGGATGACTTGTGCGCGTGCGTGACTGCGTGGTGGAGAAAAAAGTGTTCTTAGCCTGCTACAataataactgctaaatatgatGTGATTgtgagctattttttataataaaaatatattgaaatatctttaaaaatatttatttaacaattatttttaacttaaatgataagaattgatatttttattatttatggcttgcaaatatgaaaaggatagataaaaagaaaaaaagatcgagaaaatatcaaaaagaaaattttttaacatgttatcacttatcttttttatcttaattttttatttctgttatcatcttttaatttaaatcttttatctttatcatcttttaatttaaatcttttattttatctttaaatctttatcttatctaatatatttctttatctgttattttaaaagaaaagtttaaagtgaaaaagagaaaatcaaacctaatataATTGGGTCAGGATCACACAAATCAAACATAATGCGGGTTGCGGGCAACCCGCGGATCTCGTGGGCCAAACCCGCATAGTTTGCGGGTTAATCGGGGTGGgcccaaaaatatgacataactatggaccatttaaaaaaattggttagtAACTCGCGCGGACTGCGGACCCCGCGGGCTAGTCCATGGACCTAGGCCCGTTTACCCACCCCTATCTATAGGCTCATTCCCATTAGCCATCGTTGATAACCTCCAACATTAGGTTGAGGACCCACTAAGCACTTCCAACTTACGTGCCTACTCACAACGACAACTACACTTAGATTACTTGAGAGTTTTTGGTACAACACATCCATACCCACCATCTCACTCATTGTTGGTCTTGAGTATCCAAGTTTTACCATTAACAACAATTCATCCCACATACATTGAAAAGTCACTAAACATCTTGGGAAGTAGTTCTCACCACTTCGACACGTCATTCAAAGTCATAACCTAAGAGTGGTACTTGGAAAGATACCTCACTAAGCGAGACCTTGGGTTGCTTTAGTGAGGTGAAGTTTTAGCATGGAGCTCACCCTCCCAAGTATAGCATTTTCATTTCAACAAATACCTTCTCAAAGGCCATAGCTAATCCTTCATATGGATGGTCATAAGCATAGTTGTCAACAGTGGCCGCTATAGCGGTGGAGCGGCCCCCATCCACGACGGGCACCTCTGTAGCAGAGCAGTTTCGTGTCGCGTTTGGAGCGGCCGCTATCGCGGTGGCACGGGTTTTGGAGCAGTTTTTCGCGCCGCTACTTCGAAGCCTCCCCTTTTCCCTCCTCCTTCGCCACCCTCCGTCCTCCTCCCCCTCACGCGCTAGTGCTTGCCATAGGGGGAGGACCCTAAGGTTGTGTAGTTGTAGAAGATGTGTTTTCCGGAGAGGAAGCGAGGGCGGTTGGCGAGGACGACGTCATTTTTGGTGAAGCATTCTTGGAATAGGGTTTGGGAGGAGATGACGACGACGAGGCGGGAGCTGAACCATAGGGAGATGACGTGGCCGTACTTGTTGGAGAGGGCTTTGAAGGTGCGATGGAGGGGGCGCAGTGGAGGTTGCCGATTATGGCGAGAGAGGGTGGACCTGGTGGGAGGTTTTGGAACTTTCTGGCTTGGAGGATAAGCTTTACGAGGAGAAAGCGAAAAATGCAGAGGAGAGAGTAGGACAAGGAGGAGAGGATCTCCATGCTTTTTTAGGTGCCACAGGACTAGGACTATCACTTGTTGATGATCATCACTTtttataagatatatatatattatattcaagtttttaaatttatgaggaaaaaaataataatacttgaTTGCATATTATATGAAGATTAATATATACTTGGGGGCGGGGGGAAGTGTACCCATGCCAGCACCAAGATTAATTTTAGTTAGGTAACATCTATTGTAAgctattcagcaaaaaaaaaaaaaaatctattgtaAGCTTAATTGTCATATGACTTGAGTAAAAATGTTTTGAAAGATAAGATGAGtatacatttataaaaaaattaattaatgttatttaattttattaatctcaaataaaaaatataattatttttaaaaaaaaaattatttaaattcgatatcataaataaaaaatcattataaataagATGAGAAacacttaatttaatttaattacttttgtaatttaattaaaacagtTAATTAAGTATTATGAAAATCACAATGTTACAGTTCCAACTCTTGCATTTTGAGCTGCATAAACTTGCATGCTATAGGCACAAAATATTCCTTCAAGGGTATATTTCTATAATCATCAACCATGGCGGTTGTCTCTTCTACAGGTTCTACTACTCTTTTTCTTTGCTTGTTCTTCCTTTTGTGGAAGGTTGTTTTTTTCTATCTTAGGATCTCCTTTAACTGGTCCTCCAAGTCATAGCAGTTTGGGCATAGAAAGGAAGAGATTCCAACAAAAGAGAAGAAATAAGATGAGAAAAGTTAAAACTGTGttgtttaaaaaggaaaataaaataaaagaagaaataagatgagaaaaattatttaatctttatttaaaaaatgcaaaTAAGCACCAAGCTAAGAGACAACAGTCCCCGACAATGGTGTCAAAAACTTGATAGGTTAGCCCGAGTGCACTGTATCATTCtagtaataaaattattgttctcTTCCAGGGACTGCGTTTTTGGATTTGTGGTTATCacatttaatagaaattaaacaatTGGAAAATGATTAAACATGGATGATTGAACCTTTTTTTAGTTTAGTATTTTCCTATTCTTCTTAGCTTATTTGACCTTTCTTTGACTCTTATTTTTTCACCTTAACTCAGTTTTGGTCTTAGATAATTGGGCTTAATTGATAATTGTTGCTTAATTGATAATTGTTGCTTATTTTCAgattttgtgcttacttgaccTACCTGCCTCGTGCAGGACCTATATGACGCTACAGAATTCCAAATGGAGCATATGAGTAGTCCATGGAAAGCCAAGGAAAAAAGCTACAATTTTTGTCAGAAATAAGTGTGGGCCAATTTTGCCGTTTCTAGGGTCATTTAGACTTGGAAGTTAGAGCCTCTGCACTTAGATTTTGGGCTGTGAAATTGGGTTTTGCAACTGTATAATTAGTTTAAGAgtgctgctaggtgcacccagcatttttgctggtgcacccagcacttgAGGTGAAAAGTCCGTAATACCCCaggcttaatttaaaaaaaaaacgcatGACTCTCTCTCTCCCGCTACTCTGTCTCTCTGTTTCAATTTCTTCTTCCTCAcacagcttcttcttcttcctcagaccgtttcattcttcttcttcctcacctcagccatttttgtattttgttgcTGACCTCTCCGACCTCTCTCCCTCTTGCTAACTCTAGTTCACCATTTTCGTATTCAGCCACGAACCATTGTTGCTGTGAAGAGGAGCTTGCTGCGAAGAGGTTGCGAGGTGCATTGAGGAGGTTTCCGTGAAGAGCTACGCCACCGTCCACCGTCGAGGTAAGCGCTGTAACCATGTTTCCGCCATTGTTGTCGGAGTAGGGAAGCTTTGAGTagtttacggatcaagtgatcCGTAAGCATGTTACGGATTAAGTTGATCCGGAAACTACTCAAACATAGTTACGgatcacttgatccgtaagcatattccggatcaacttgatccgtaagcatgTTACGGATCACTTGATTCGTAACACTCACaacttcattttaaaaattgccaaatattttgatacattctgagttttttttttaaattaggaaTTTTGGTTATTAGGATCACCTCTGAGTGTAtgctaaatatttgataaatagtgTCATTTTGGAGAATATCAATtgtttcaatttgatttaatgCAAATATGTAATTGTCTTTTATGTAATTGCCACTTAGAACTGAATGTTGTATCGAAAAACTGTATC
This region includes:
- the LOC114374065 gene encoding probable serine/threonine-protein kinase samkC; this translates as MVGLRPSLSLSIPLSYSFPSSSPLSLKPHPLLLSPKPHPLLTFANNNNNNNELREQRNTQQQQQQQQQQQQQQPPNGSNEQEEKVNDWSNQRRPILGFNWRTLLDPDPDNVLALGLTGILTWASVQVLWQLLFISLAIFVAAIKYSFIAALLVFILIALL